TCGCGGCGCATGGCCGAGGCACGGCGGCTGGCTTCGCGCGACCTCGCCAGGGCGCAGGCCGCCTTCCTTGGCATCGTGCGCGAGCGCCGCGCGCGGTTCGCGCGGACGATGGCACGGCTGTCGCCGGCGCCGATCGCGCGGCGGCAGAAGCTGCAGGGCGATACGCTGACCGCGCTGGCGCGGCGGCAGGAGCAGGCGATGACGGTGCGGCTGGACCGGCTGCGCGCCCGCCTCACCCAGGCCGACCGGCTGCTTTCGACGCTGAAACTGTCGGAACAGGCGATCCTGGAGCGCGGCTATGCGCTGGTGCTCGACAGCGCCGGTGCGCTGGTCAAGCGCGCTGCGGAGGTGACGCCCGGCATTGCGCTGGAACTGCGCTTCGCCGACGGTTCGGCGCATGCAACGGCCGATGGCGCCGGTCCGACACCCGGCCCTGCAACGCCCAGGCCGGCCAAAGCCTCGCCCAAGGACAAGGGCGCTGGCGGCCAGGGATCGTTGTTTTAAGCCTGCGGGGCAGGCAGACTTCTCAGCTATCTTTTCGGAAGGCCCGGCTCGAAACCGAGATGGAGTTCTGGCAAGGGTCTTTCGCGTTCACGAACAGATAGCCGTCGGCCTTATGGATCGTGCCGAAATCGAGGCCGTCTGCGGCGCGTTGCCTGCAGAACAGTTCGACGTCTTCGACATCAAAGACCAGCTTGACGATCGACTGACCGCTGCGCTGACCTTTTGCGGCCTGATGAAGCAGGATGTTGGCGCCGCCATCGCTGGCGACAAGCTCGACAATCCTGTCTCCGGGCAATCGGGTTGCCGTGAAGCCAAAATGCCGTTCGTAGAAGCGGGCGGTTTCCTCGACATCCCTGGCGTAGATGACGACCCGGCCGAGTGGCATCGTTAACCCCGATAACGGTGGTGCCCTTCCCCGCCCACGGGAGAAGGAGGCAGGCTCACGCCGCCTTGTCGGCGGCCGTTTCCGCTTCGACGGCCTCTTCGAGGCGCGAGGCGATCAGGTCCTGGATGTCGCCGACTTCTTCCTGGAGGTCTTCCAGCGGAATGCCGGCTTCGGCGGCCTTGGCGGCGCAGCGCTTGGCCAGCGTCTCGGCATGCTTGTCGAGCTTGACCGCTTCGGATGGGGCGCAGCATTCCTTGCCGATCCAATCCTGCAGAAACTCGATGGCGTGTACGCTCATTCTGAATTACCCGTTTCGGTCTGTGCCGATCACGCCGTGGCCGCAGCCAGGCAGTCGGTATTCCCTATCCAATTGAAGCCGAGTCGCGCGCTTGCGGCAACCGGGCCGGTACCAAAGAACAAGTTCTGAACTGTGCGATTGTCGTGCGGGGCATCCACCCGGCGAGAGGAATGGTACCGTTGGCTGGGATCGAACCAGCGACCTCCGGATCCACAATCCGGCGCTCTAACCATCTGAGCTACAACGGCACGCGTGCCCGTCAACGATCGAAACGAGTGACCCACTTCTGTCAGCCGTGCTCCATCGTTCGGCGAAGCGTGCATACGGGCAATCGGATCGTAATTCAAGGCTTTTGCAAAAGCAAAACGACGCTCATCCGCACCCATGTTCCTCCCCGGCAAACGGTCAAGAAAAAGGCCGGCGGGAGGAGGTGCCGGCCTTTTTCCCAATTTGAGCCGGCGGGAGGAGGTGCCGGCTGCTCTCCGGGGAAGAAGGGAGGAGGATCCGCCCCGGAGAAACTCTTGTCCTGTTCAGCTAGGAAGCCGGCGACAGCGTTGCAAGCCCTCGCCGCATCTTCCGGCAATCAGGCCGCCTTGACGTCCTTGATGGCCTTCTCGAAGGCGGTCTTGTACGGCTTGGCGACTTCTTCGGCGACCTTCGAGGCGGCGGCCTGGAAATCCTTGGCCTGCTCGACGGCGGTCTCGACGCGCGAACGGAGGAAGGAGGTCTGCAGCTCGACGACTTCCGACAGCGACTTGGCGCCGACGAGGGCCTCGAGATGCGAGAAATTGGCTTCGGCGTTGGTGCGCAGCGTGGCGATCGCCTTCAGCGACAGGTCGTTCGAAGCGGTCTTGGCGGTTTCGTAGCTGGTCTCGAAGGCCTTCTTGGCTTCTTCGGCGCCGGTCTTCAGCTTGGCGAAGGTCTCTTTCGACTGCTCGACGCCCTTCTCGGCGAAGGCGCGGATCTGGTCGGTGGCCTGCGAAGCGTCGAAGGTCGGGAATTCAACGGTCTCGGTGGTCTTGGTCTTGGACATTTTCCATCCTCATAGGGTGGACGGACACATTCGACGTGCCGTCTCGTTCATGTGTGAGATGGGTATAGCGCATTTTGTTGTGCAACGCAACATTTCTGCTGCAATGCAACATTATCGAAGCGAAACATAGGGATGCCGTTAACCACGAGCCCTATTATTCAAGTGGGCTCGCCTTACGCTTGTGGACGTTGCGGCGGCTCCCATTTATTAACGAAGCATTAACCGCGGCCATCTCCTTGGAGGATAGCCAGAGCGCATGCCGTCCGAGAACTATTCGTTCCTCGATGTTGCCGTCCTTGATGACGTGCGATCGCGTTTTGCCAGCGGCGACGCGATCGTCGTCCTGTCGGCCGACCTCGAGCAGGTGCTGTGGGCAAACGGGCCCGGAGCCGCCCTGTTCGGCCATGCCGATGTCGAGGCCGCCATCGGCGCGCCGGCCGGGCTGCCGCCGGTGGCGCGACGCCAGATCATGGCAACCGCCGGCTTCCCGGCCATCGGCAGCGACCGCGCGCTGCTGGTGCGGCTGGCGGCAGGCATGACCAGCAATGCGGTCGGCTTTCTGGCCAGCGCGCTCACCATGCCCGACGGCGAAGCGGCGATCATGCTTGCCCTGCCGGCCACGCAAGGCGCCTCCCATAACGCCGCCGAGATCGCCACGCGTGCAATCAGCGGTTTCAAGGCGGACGGCCAGTTCCTCGCCTTCATCGACGGCAAGGGCGGCGTCGAGGCCGCCTCGCAAGGATTTTCGGCGCTTGGCATTACCGAGCAGACGCTCAGCGCGCTCGTCGCCGATGTCGCGCGCGAGCAGGATCGCGTGCTGAAGCGGCTAGTGCCGGCTGCAAAAAGCTCCTATCCGGCCGGCATCGCCCGGTTGACCGACGAACCGGCGCGCCACCTTCTGGTGGTGATCGACGAAGGCACCGAGGCTGGCGCAACCCAGCCGGCGCCGGCAAGCCAGACCGCATCCGAGGGCGATCGGCCAAGGGCCACGACCGCCGAAGGCTGGCGGGCGGCCGACGACAGCGTTTCGACGACGGCCGGCGAACACCAGCACGACCGCTGGTATTTCAGCGACGCCAACAAGGCCGCCGAAGCCGCCCAGGGCGATGGTACGACGCCGGTTGCCCCGGTGCAGAATGAGACAGTTCCGGCGTCGCAACCGGTCGAACGCAACACCACACCGGTACGCTTTGTGTGGCGCACCGACGCCGCCGGCCACTTCAGCGCCATCTCGCCGGAATTCGCCGCCGTCGTTGGCGAGGCCGCCGCCGATGTCATCGGCCGGCGCTTCAAGGATGTCGCCACCACATTCGGCTTCGACCCGTCCGGCGAGATCGCCGGCCTGCTGGAACGACGCGACACATGGTCGGGCCGCTCGGTCGCCTGGCCGATCGCCGGCAGCAGCCTGAAGGTGCCGGTGGATCTCGCCGCCCTACCCGTCTACGACCGCAACCGCACGTTCGAAGGTTTTCGCGGCTTCGGCGTCGCAAGGCCGGCGGACGCCACCGAGGATCACGAGAAGGTCGGTCTGGCGCTGACACCCGGCTGGGTGGCATCCGAAACCCCGCCAGCGCCCGCCAAAACCACACACGAAGCGACGGCCAGGCCGCAGGAGCCCCCGCACGCCGCGCCGATGACCACCGGCGGACAGAACCCGTTCCATGGCGAGGCGCCGGCGCTGACCATCACGCCGACCCCAGAGCGCCGCTTCAGCGACAAGGTGATCCGGCTGGCCGAACACCGGCCGGCGGCCAACGACAAGGGCCTTTCGACACTGGAGCGCAGCGCCTTCCGCGAGATCGGCGAACGGCTGAAGAAGGACGGCGTGCTGGGTTCCGAGGCCGGCCGAGGCGAAGCCGCTCCGGCGAAAGACCCGCCTGCCCCCGCAACCGCGCAGGCGGACAATGCGATCGCCATGCGGCAGGCGGACGGCGCCGATGCGCCCGCCGGCCAAGGCGAGGTCATAAAGCCGGTCGAGCGCGCACGACCTGTCGCGGCGGATATCGTCGAGGCCGCAGGAGCCATCAACACGGCGGAACCCGCGACGGCCGTGGACACCGTCAAGGCCGAACAAGCGGCGGAGGCTGCGGTGACGGCCGAGGCGGCCATCACCGTCGCGCCAACTGAAAGCAAACACACCTCTTCCGAGGCAGAAACGACCGCTGTCGTTGCCGAGGCGATTGCCCGGCCAGACGAAGCG
The genomic region above belongs to Mesorhizobium terrae and contains:
- a CDS encoding VOC family protein; the encoded protein is MPLGRVVIYARDVEETARFYERHFGFTATRLPGDRIVELVASDGGANILLHQAAKGQRSGQSIVKLVFDVEDVELFCRQRAADGLDFGTIHKADGYLFVNAKDPCQNSISVSSRAFRKDS
- a CDS encoding DUF768 domain-containing protein gives rise to the protein MSVHAIEFLQDWIGKECCAPSEAVKLDKHAETLAKRCAAKAAEAGIPLEDLQEEVGDIQDLIASRLEEAVEAETAADKAA
- a CDS encoding phasin encodes the protein MSKTKTTETVEFPTFDASQATDQIRAFAEKGVEQSKETFAKLKTGAEEAKKAFETSYETAKTASNDLSLKAIATLRTNAEANFSHLEALVGAKSLSEVVELQTSFLRSRVETAVEQAKDFQAAASKVAEEVAKPYKTAFEKAIKDVKAA